In Massilia antarctica, the following are encoded in one genomic region:
- the ahcY gene encoding adenosylhomocysteinase — MNAVLKSSQDFHIADLSLAAWGNKEIKIAETEMPGLMAIREEFAASQPLKGARITGSLHMTIQTAVLIQTLEALGARVRWASCNIYSTQDHAAAAIAASGTPVFAVKGETLDEYWDYTHRIFEWPSEAGQPVYSNMILDDGGDATLLLHLGTRAETDPSVLSKPGSEEEICLFNSIKAHLAKDATWYSKRLPQILGVTEETTTGVHRLYQMHKEGKLAFPAINVNDSVTKSKFDNLYGCRESLVDGIKRATDVMIAGKVAVIAGYGDVGKGSAQAMRALSAQVWVTEIDPICALQAAMEGYRVVTMDYAAEHGDIFVTCTGNYHILTEQHMLAMKDQAIVCNIGHFDNEIDVASLKKYEWENIKPQVDHIIFPSGKRIILLAEGRLVNLGCGTGHPSYVMSSSFANQTIAQIELFANTDKYPVGVYVLPKHLDEKVARLQLKKLNAQLTVLTDEQAAYITVSKEGPYKPDHYRY; from the coding sequence CGCAGCAAGCCAGCCCCTCAAGGGAGCGCGCATCACCGGTTCGCTGCACATGACCATCCAGACCGCCGTGCTGATCCAGACCCTGGAAGCCCTCGGCGCCAGGGTCCGCTGGGCATCGTGCAATATCTACTCGACCCAGGACCACGCCGCCGCCGCCATCGCCGCGTCCGGTACCCCCGTGTTCGCCGTCAAGGGCGAAACCCTGGATGAATACTGGGATTACACCCACCGTATCTTCGAGTGGCCAAGCGAAGCCGGCCAGCCGGTGTATTCGAACATGATCCTCGACGATGGCGGCGATGCCACCCTGCTGCTGCACCTGGGCACGCGCGCCGAGACCGATCCGTCGGTGCTGTCCAAGCCGGGTTCGGAAGAGGAAATCTGCCTGTTCAACTCGATCAAGGCGCATCTGGCCAAGGATGCCACCTGGTATTCCAAGCGCTTGCCGCAAATCCTCGGCGTGACCGAGGAAACCACCACCGGCGTGCATCGCCTGTACCAGATGCACAAGGAGGGCAAGCTGGCCTTCCCGGCCATTAACGTCAACGATTCGGTCACCAAGTCGAAGTTCGATAATCTGTACGGTTGCCGCGAATCGCTGGTCGATGGCATCAAGCGCGCCACCGATGTGATGATCGCCGGTAAAGTCGCCGTCATCGCCGGCTATGGCGACGTGGGCAAGGGCTCGGCCCAGGCCATGCGCGCGCTGTCGGCCCAGGTGTGGGTCACCGAAATCGATCCGATCTGCGCACTGCAGGCGGCGATGGAAGGCTACCGCGTCGTGACCATGGATTACGCCGCCGAACATGGCGATATCTTCGTCACTTGCACCGGCAACTACCATATCCTGACCGAACAGCACATGCTGGCCATGAAGGACCAGGCCATCGTCTGCAATATCGGCCACTTCGATAACGAAATCGATGTCGCCTCGCTCAAGAAATATGAGTGGGAAAACATCAAGCCGCAGGTCGATCACATCATCTTCCCGAGCGGCAAGCGCATCATCCTGCTGGCGGAAGGCCGCCTGGTCAACCTCGGTTGCGGTACCGGCCACCCATCGTACGTGATGAGCTCCTCGTTCGCGAACCAGACCATCGCCCAGATCGAACTGTTCGCCAACACCGACAAGTACCCTGTCGGCGTGTACGTGCTGCCCAAGCATCTGGACGAGAAAGTGGCGCGCCTGCAGCTCAAAAAGCTCAATGCGCAACTGACCGTGCTGACCGACGAGCAAGCGGCGTACATCACCGTCAGCAAGGAAGGCCCTTACAAGCCTGACCATTACCGCTATTAA
- a CDS encoding phage holin family protein, whose amino-acid sequence MRLLLTWLINAAALCALPFLMSSVQVTNLGAALVAALVLGLVNTLIRPVLVLLTLPVTLLSMGLFILVINALLFWAVANLVDGFQVSGFWSAFIAAILYSIISWALSTLLLKKDGNS is encoded by the coding sequence ATGCGCTTACTTTTGACGTGGTTGATTAACGCAGCGGCGCTATGCGCGCTGCCATTCCTGATGAGCTCGGTTCAAGTCACGAATCTCGGCGCGGCCCTGGTCGCCGCGCTCGTGCTCGGGCTGGTGAATACCCTGATCCGTCCGGTACTGGTACTGCTGACTCTGCCCGTAACCCTGCTATCAATGGGGTTGTTCATCCTCGTGATCAATGCGCTGCTGTTCTGGGCAGTCGCGAACCTGGTCGATGGATTCCAAGTGTCGGGTTTCTGGTCGGCTTTTATTGCCGCCATCCTGTACAGCATCATTTCGTGGGCGCTGTCTACCTTACTCCTCAAAAAAGATGGCAACTCCTGA
- the metF gene encoding methylenetetrahydrofolate reductase [NAD(P)H], with translation MATPDFSIEFYPPKTPEGADKLRVARAKLALLQPKYFSVTFGAGGSTQQGTLDTVVEILGEGHQAAPHLSCVGASRESIRAILKQFQSHGIRRLVALRGDLPSGYGGAGELRYASELVEFIRAETGDWFHIEVAAYPEVHPQARSPQDDLQNFARKVQCGANAAITQYFYNADAYFAFMDQTRKLGIDIPVVAGIMPITNYTQLMRFSDMCGAEIPRWVRLKLASFGDDSASIKAFGLDVVTQLCERLLAGGAPGLHFYSMNQAAPTTALWERLKVA, from the coding sequence ATGGCAACTCCTGACTTCAGCATTGAATTCTATCCGCCCAAGACACCAGAAGGCGCGGACAAGCTGCGCGTGGCGCGCGCCAAGCTGGCGCTGCTGCAACCTAAATATTTTTCGGTCACCTTCGGCGCCGGCGGCAGCACCCAGCAGGGCACGCTCGACACGGTCGTCGAGATCCTCGGCGAGGGCCACCAGGCCGCCCCCCACCTGTCCTGCGTGGGCGCATCGCGCGAATCGATCCGTGCGATCCTGAAACAGTTCCAGTCGCACGGCATCCGGCGTCTGGTGGCCTTGCGCGGCGACTTGCCAAGCGGCTACGGCGGCGCGGGCGAGCTGCGCTATGCCAGCGAGCTGGTCGAGTTCATCCGGGCCGAGACGGGCGACTGGTTTCACATCGAAGTGGCGGCGTATCCCGAGGTGCATCCGCAGGCCAGGTCGCCGCAGGATGATTTGCAGAATTTCGCGCGCAAGGTGCAGTGTGGCGCGAATGCCGCGATTACCCAGTATTTTTACAACGCCGACGCTTATTTCGCCTTCATGGACCAGACCCGCAAGCTGGGCATCGATATTCCCGTGGTCGCAGGCATCATGCCGATTACCAATTACACGCAATTGATGCGGTTTTCGGACATGTGCGGCGCCGAGATTCCGCGCTGGGTGCGCTTGAAGCTGGCCAGTTTCGGCGACGATAGCGCCTCGATCAAGGCCTTCGGCCTCGATGTGGTAACGCAGCTGTGCGAGCGACTGCTGGCCGGCGGCGCGCCGGGCTTGCATTTTTACAGCATGAACCAGGCGGCACCGACGACGGCCTTGTGGGAGCGCTTGAAGGTTGCTTGA
- a CDS encoding 5-formyltetrahydrofolate cyclo-ligase: protein MTGEPRIPCGPAALPASANSNAAFAHGADKAALRAMLKAARRALDPAQKAQRDAAIGARVLAWWRGRAAGGGAAPLGVYWPLRGEPDLHPVYADLARAGVRLALPLVVAPDTALAFVEWVPGEDMLSDRMGVAVPARRRVLERPSVLLVPCLGFTTERYRLGYGGGYYDRTLEALPRPYTVGIAYAGDRVEFAGARHDVALDVVMTEEWSDC, encoded by the coding sequence ATGACCGGCGAACCTAGAATACCATGCGGGCCTGCCGCCCTGCCAGCATCGGCGAACTCAAATGCTGCATTCGCACATGGGGCGGACAAGGCGGCGTTGCGCGCCATGCTCAAGGCGGCCCGGCGCGCGCTCGATCCGGCGCAAAAGGCGCAGCGCGACGCGGCGATCGGCGCGCGCGTGCTGGCGTGGTGGCGGGGTCGCGCCGCTGGCGGCGGGGCCGCGCCGTTGGGGGTGTACTGGCCGCTGCGGGGCGAGCCCGATTTGCATCCAGTCTACGCCGATCTGGCGCGCGCCGGCGTGCGGCTGGCGCTGCCGCTGGTGGTGGCGCCGGATACGGCGCTGGCCTTCGTCGAGTGGGTGCCGGGCGAGGACATGCTGAGCGACAGGATGGGGGTGGCGGTGCCGGCGCGGCGACGCGTGCTGGAGCGCCCGTCCGTGCTGCTGGTGCCGTGCCTGGGGTTTACCACCGAGCGCTATCGGCTGGGGTATGGCGGGGGCTATTACGACCGCACCCTGGAGGCGCTGCCGCGGCCGTACACGGTGGGGATTGCATATGCGGGGGACCGGGTGGAGTTTGCCGGGGCGCGCCATGATGTGGCGCTCGATGTGGTGATGACTGAGGAGTGGAGTGATTGCTAG